The Arcobacter sp. LA11 genome segment AAATATATGGTAGAAATTGCTGAGTATATTAAAGAAAGATACCCTGATATCCCAGTTATCATGTTCCCTAAAGGTGTTTCTGCTTTTATTAACATGGGTGGTGTATATGGAAACTTTGATGTATTTGGTGTAGATTGGGGAACTCCTATGTCTATGGCTAAAGCAAAACTTGGAGATAAATATGTTCTTCAAGGAAATATGGAACCTTGTAGATTATACTCAAAAGAAGAGACTACTAAATGTGTAGAAAAAATCCAAGAAACTATGCAGGGGGTTGGTCATATATTTAACTTAGGACATGGTATTTTACCAGATGTTCCGGTTGAAAATGCAAAACACTTTGTATCAGAATGTCAAAGAGTTTCAAAAAAATAAATCTTAAATCTCATAATAAGTAGGTTTTTACCTACTTATTTTCTAAAAAGTAAATCATGTCATATTCAAATTCTATTATTTTTGGTCCAATCCCTTCACGAAGGTTTGGCATATCTTTAGGTGTTGACCTTTCTCCTTCTTCTAAGCAGTGTAATTTTGATTGTTTATATTGTGAGCTTGAAAAAGCTAAAACAGTTGATTCTATGACTTCTTATCCTAGTGTATTAGGAGTTGTGAATGCAATTAAAGAATCTTTTGCAAAACATCCAAGTATTGATGTAATAACTATAACTGCAAATGGTGAGCCTACTTTATATCCATATCTTGATAAATTAGTTGATGAAATAAATAAGATAAAACAAAATGCAAAAACCCTTATTCTTTCTAATGGAAGTACAATATATGATGAAAAGATTTTTGTAACTTTACTAAAATTTGATACAGTGAAGTTATCACTTGATTGTGTAAGTGAAAAATGTTTTAAAAAGCTTGATAGAATTCATAATAATATAGATGTAAAAAAGATAGTAGAATCTATGATAAGTTTCTCAAAAATTACAAAAAATCAATTTGTCTTAGAAATTCTTTTTGTAAAAGATTTGAATGATAAAAAAGAAGAGATAAATCTTTTATATGAAGCAGTTAAGAAGATAAATCCAAGTAGGGTAGATATAGGGACAATAGATAGACCTCCTGCATATGATGTAAAGCCAGTTTCTTTTGAACAACTTGAAAATGTAGCGAATAAATTTGAGGGTATAAATGTAAATATTGCTTATAAAAATCGCCCAAAACAGACAAATAGTTTTTCTGAAGATGAAATAGTATCTATGTTGAAAAGAAGACCTTTGACAAGTGATGATATTGATAATTTATTCGATGAGAAAAGTAAAGATTTACTTAAAAACTTAGTTGAAAAAGGTCTTATTTCTATTATTGATAGTAGTGGTGTAAATTTTTATAAATTTTTGTAAAAAAGACTAAAAATATCTTGACAAAAAAAGAATTTTTAAATATAATTCCACTCCATTTAAAAATGAAGTCAGATTCCGGCATAGCTCAGTGGTAGAGTAGATGACTGTTAATCATTTGGTCCCTGGTTCGAATCCAGGTGCCGGAGCCATTTAACTTCAATTTTAAATCAATTTATTTTTATACATTCCGGCATAGCTCAGTGGTAGAGTAGATGACTGTTAATCATTTGGTCCCTGGTTCGAATCCAGGTGCCGGAGCCATTAAAAGCTTTTAGATATTTGAACATTAGTTCTTTTATCTAGAAGCTTTTTTTTTGCCTTTCTTTATAAAATATTTATATTGATTCTTCTTTGAACTTCAGATTTAAACTTAAAAAATATTTTTAATAATTATTAGATATAATCTTTTTAAATATTAAATAAAATGAAATATATTGATATTAACTAGATATTGTTTCAATTATTATTTTAAAGGAATTATATGAGTAAAATAGAAATAAAATTTGAATTTGATTTTGGTGAAAATAGAAGTTTTACTAATGAATTTACAAAAGAACAACTATGTTCTTTATTAGAAATTATTAACGTAGGTGGAAGAAAAAAAATGAATAATTGCTGTTTTCATTCAAATGGAAATAATTTATCTTATTCAGCCTCTAAAATGAATGGTAAGAAATATGAATTAAAAAGAAATAGTGTAAAAAATGAAATTATAAGTAAGTTAAGAAGATATGGACATAGTTGTTAAAGTTTAATTTAGTATATATATACAATATAAGTTTAAGAAGATATAATTTTCCAACTAAAAAAATGGATTAAAAAATGAAATTAAAAAAATGGATATTTATAGCAATACTACTAACGATATTTTATTATGCTTTTATTGTTAACTTTTTTGTAACACTATCAATTATTGCTTCTTTGTTTGTAGTATTTAGATTATATAAATTTTATGCAAGAAGAAAACTAAATAAGTTATCAGCTTCAAAAGAGTTGTTTAGGCAGAGTCATTTAGGACATTTTATTGCTCTTGTTGCTAAGGTTGCTAAAGCTGATGGAAGAGTAGATGAATTAGAAGCTCAGCTTATTGGTATGATGTTTGATGACATTTCTAAACTGTTTGATGAGAAAGATAAAACAAGAGCTATCATGAAAGAGATTTTCAATGAGGAAAAAG includes the following:
- a CDS encoding radical SAM protein; translated protein: MSYSNSIIFGPIPSRRFGISLGVDLSPSSKQCNFDCLYCELEKAKTVDSMTSYPSVLGVVNAIKESFAKHPSIDVITITANGEPTLYPYLDKLVDEINKIKQNAKTLILSNGSTIYDEKIFVTLLKFDTVKLSLDCVSEKCFKKLDRIHNNIDVKKIVESMISFSKITKNQFVLEILFVKDLNDKKEEINLLYEAVKKINPSRVDIGTIDRPPAYDVKPVSFEQLENVANKFEGINVNIAYKNRPKQTNSFSEDEIVSMLKRRPLTSDDIDNLFDEKSKDLLKNLVEKGLISIIDSSGVNFYKFL